The DNA window TGGGTCTTGATCTTGTGGTGATCCTTCTTGGCGGTGATCTTCACCTCGACCTTGATCGTATCGCCCGGGAAGACGAGAGCTGGAAAGCGGATCTTGTCGTAGCCATAGTTCATCACGTTGGGATTGGCGCTTTCCGCGCGGAAGATCAGCCCCACGCTAAAGGCGAAGGTCAGAGTGCCGTGGGCAATCGGTTTCTTGAAAGGCTGGGTCTTGCAGAACTCGGCATCCGTGTGGTGGGGCTGCCAATCTCCGGAGTGCATGGCATGCGTCACGACATCGGTTTCGGTGATCGTTCTGCCGGGGGTCACGAAGGACTCGCCGATCTCGTAGTCCTCGAAGAATTTGGGTTCATCGCTCATGGTTCGGTCTCTTGGTTGTTTTGAATTTGGGTGCTTTCTTCCTGTGAAAGGCCGTTCACTTCGGCAGGCCGACGGCTCCGGCTTCAGCCAGCGCCTTGACTTCGTCCTCGCTGTAGCCGAGGGCGGTCAGTTCCGACATCGTGTGCTCGCCAACGCCGGGAGGGGTCTTCGGCTTCACCCTCTCGTAGCCGTCGGAACTGATCTGCATCGGGCTGTCGACGGTGCGGATGCCGTCGGATCCCTCGACGTCCGGGAAGCAGCCGTTGGCGATCATGTGCTCGTCTCCGGTGCACTCGGCCGTGGTTTGCGCAACACTGAAGTTCACGCCGAATTCGCTCAGGCGTTTCCTGACGACCTCGAGATCATGTTGTGCAACGATGCCTTGCATTTCGTCGAACAAGGCCCTGGCGTTCTTCAGTCTCAGTTGTGGTGTTGCGAAACGTTCATCGCCCTTGAGATGATCGGCGCCGAAGGCTTCGCGGAGATTCTCGATATTGTTCGGATTGATTTCCACGATGATGATAAAGCGACCGTCCTTCGTCTTGTAGCGAGCGCCGGCGACTGGGTTTGGCCATTCTTCCATATGGTATTTCGGCATCGGGGGCGTGCCGACCAACGCCGCCTGCATCATGGAGGAGTTCGCCCAGAGTCCGTTGTGCATCAGTGAAGTGAACACCTCTGACCCTTTCCCGGTACGTTCGCGGTGAAACAGGCCTCCCAGGACAGCACCAGCGAGTGTCGCCGAGGTGCCCAGGTCACCAAGGCCGACGGGCAAGGCGACCGGATCGCCGTCCTTGGGGCGAAGTTCCTCCATAATTCCGGTCCGGGCGTACCAAGCGGTGGCGTCGAACCCCGGTGCGTCCTTGTCGGGCCCTTCCTTGCCGAAGCCATTGATCGAAGCAAAGACGATGTCGGGTTTGACCGCCTTGATGTCGTCGTAGGTATGCTTGAGGTGTTTCTGTACCGGGAGGGGTGAATTCGTCAGAAAGACGTCGGCCGTTTCTGCAAGCTTGTGGAGGGCCTGCTGGGCCTCAGGACTCTTGAGGTTGAGGGCGACCGACTTCTTGGTGCGGTTCTGGATGAACGTGGTCCACGGGATCTTGCTTGGCGGGAGTCCTGGCGTCAGGTGCCCGTAGCGCCAGGGGTCACCGCTGAGCGGTTCAATCTTGATCACTTCCGCGCCGAGATCGGCGAGGATGACCGTTGCGTTGGGCGCTGCCGCCATTGAGGCGACTTCGACGACTTTGATTCCTTCGAGGATATTGGACATGGGATCGGTTGCTTTCGTGTGTTCTTCTGGCTTGTGCTGTCGCTTCGGCGGATTCAGAGGGAGCTGGCCGTGGATTCTCGATCCGTTGCCTCGACATCGATGCACTCGACCGAGAGGATCGGGAGTTGGAGGTCATAGAGGGAATTGAGCAGTCCGCAGAGCGCGGCTTGGTCGATGAGGCGTCCCACCAGAACGCTGACCCAAGTGCCGCCGTTGCCGGTGATCTCGCTAAGGTTCAGCCCTTCGAGGTGCCGGGCGAAGTCGTCGCCGAGCTTGCCCGGAACCGTGATCCGGTAGACGGCCGGGGCCGACATGGTCAGGGAGTGAGTGCTTTCCCTCATCTGCCCCCGAAGGTGGCGGAATCCCCGCTGCAGCGCATGGCCCGAAAGGGTACAAAAGAGGGTACAATTCCGACGCTGCGTCGGATGATTACTGCAGCAGTCCCAGCCCCGTCGCCTTGGCGACCGCCTCCTTGCGGCCATGCACGCCCAACTTCTCGTAAATGTTGTTGAGGTGGCGTTTCACGGTGCCCGGGGAGATGAAGAGCGTCTCTGCGATTTCCCGGTTGCTGAGGCGCTTCGCGGCATGGAGGAGGACCTCGTATTCCCGCTTGGAGAGCGCCTCGACGAGTGATCCGGCCGGGGGGCGGGGGACTTCGACCGCCACGTCTCCTTCGGAAGTTGCCGAAGGAACCGACGCAGCACCCCAGATGCTCCCGACGTAAGCGATGCCCTCTTCGTCGAGTTCGAGTTTTTGGAGAAGGGTCAGGAGGAGGGGCAGGCTGGCCGCGATGTCGGCGAAGACACGGACCGATCCTCCGGGCTGTGCCAAGTGCAGGGCTTCGCGGAGGTCTGCGAGAGACTCTTCTCCGCGATCCATGGCATGATTCCAGAGCGCGCGCAGAGCAAGCAGCTCGAAGCGAGCCGCTACCGAGTTCATCTCTGCCGCCGCGTCCACGGTCCGGCCGAGGATCTCTCCCGCTTTCCGCAAACTTTCCGGGGTGTTGGTCGCCAACAGGATCTGCAGGGGGATACCGGCGAAATCGTCGAGAAGATTGGCGACGAAGGGCCGCGAACCGTGGGAGTCCACCCAGGCCAGCGCTTCGGAGAGGTGCCCTTCCCGCAGCGCGACGAGGGCCCTCGTGGATTCGTAGCAAAAGATCGTCCGTGGAGCCTTGTGGCGGTCAAGGAATCCGTGCATCGGCACGAGCAACTCCCTGGACTCGTCCACCTGTCCCCGGGCCAGACAGATCATCACCTCCAGTCGCCGATTGAGAAGGTAGTCCTGGGGGTTGGCCAAGACGACATCGTCATCCCGTTCCGCACAGAATCCCGCCGCTGTTTCCAGATCGTTCAGTTGGTAGCTCGCCCATGCGGATTGGAATCGCGCGTTGACGGCATAGGATCGGAAACCGTGTTCCCGGCAGTGTTCGAGGAAGGTCCCGGAGCACTCGCTGAGGCGGCGACTGTCCCCGAGGTGGAAATTCAAGTGGCACTCGGAGTGGAAGGCTTCCGGATACGGCGCTCCTGCCGCCTCCAATTCCCGCCGGATCCGGTCGATCGATTCTCGTGCGCGCCGGACGTCACCGTGCGCCCGGCAGGCGTTGCTCAGTGGCATGCACAGCAATCCGCGCAGCTCGGTCTCTTCCGGCCACAGTTGATCCAGGATGCCCTCGGCGCGGGTCACGATTTCGTCCCACTTCTTTTCGGCAGCCAGTTGGAAGGTGCAGGCCCATACCGCGACGCCGTGGAGGTAGAGTCGCAGCTTCGCGTCCCCATCAAATCCCACCAGAGCCGCTTCCAAACGATCCGCAGTCTCATACGCCTCCGCGATGCGGACATCTTGGATGAGCTGAATGCAACGGGTGCCCAACAGCACCGGGTGGGCGTCGATCACCGACTGCGGAACCTTCGCAAACCACCGGGTGGTCCGATCGCGGCCGGGAGGATTCTCCATGTTCGAGATCTTTGCGACCAGCAGGTCGGTCACCGCATCGAGGTCATCGGCTTTGAGAAGATGATC is part of the Haloferula helveola genome and encodes:
- a CDS encoding MaoC family dehydratase, with amino-acid sequence MSDEPKFFEDYEIGESFVTPGRTITETDVVTHAMHSGDWQPHHTDAEFCKTQPFKKPIAHGTLTFAFSVGLIFRAESANPNVMNYGYDKIRFPALVFPGDTIKVEVKITAKKDHHKIKTHGLLTQTETTVNQRGETVAFVEHILFVTRRTPLD
- a CDS encoding CaiB/BaiF CoA-transferase family protein encodes the protein MSNILEGIKVVEVASMAAAPNATVILADLGAEVIKIEPLSGDPWRYGHLTPGLPPSKIPWTTFIQNRTKKSVALNLKSPEAQQALHKLAETADVFLTNSPLPVQKHLKHTYDDIKAVKPDIVFASINGFGKEGPDKDAPGFDATAWYARTGIMEELRPKDGDPVALPVGLGDLGTSATLAGAVLGGLFHRERTGKGSEVFTSLMHNGLWANSSMMQAALVGTPPMPKYHMEEWPNPVAGARYKTKDGRFIIIVEINPNNIENLREAFGADHLKGDERFATPQLRLKNARALFDEMQGIVAQHDLEVVRKRLSEFGVNFSVAQTTAECTGDEHMIANGCFPDVEGSDGIRTVDSPMQISSDGYERVKPKTPPGVGEHTMSELTALGYSEDEVKALAEAGAVGLPK
- a CDS encoding helix-turn-helix transcriptional regulator; this translates as MPIESRVILTKLFRPEPPKDVIARPRLLARLDQGKDAPLTLVSAPAGYGKSTLVSQWLGSFGAGETSAWYSADPSDNDPESFFLHLVSAIQVALPGACEDSAKLARSNRLPDHEEVVRLFSNELLKLEGRVYLVVDDFHFLSHEGIRDLLNLLLAHPPSNFHLILVTRRDPPILLNRHRRQGQLNEFRLGDLRFNEQEVDTFMEANLPVIRPAELKELALRHLEGWPVALRLLIVALRDTKDVADFTRRMPAAPALVSNFLIEGILDQIDAERLAAMLGVSLVDRFNIGLCDAMFPGLDGREFVDWLVASDLFVIPLDKDRGWFRFHHLFQDTLQAELKLRQSPEEIRGTHQRAAMWFASQELIGEALDHLLKADDLDAVTDLLVAKISNMENPPGRDRTTRWFAKVPQSVIDAHPVLLGTRCIQLIQDVRIAEAYETADRLEAALVGFDGDAKLRLYLHGVAVWACTFQLAAEKKWDEIVTRAEGILDQLWPEETELRGLLCMPLSNACRAHGDVRRARESIDRIRRELEAAGAPYPEAFHSECHLNFHLGDSRRLSECSGTFLEHCREHGFRSYAVNARFQSAWASYQLNDLETAAGFCAERDDDVVLANPQDYLLNRRLEVMICLARGQVDESRELLVPMHGFLDRHKAPRTIFCYESTRALVALREGHLSEALAWVDSHGSRPFVANLLDDFAGIPLQILLATNTPESLRKAGEILGRTVDAAAEMNSVAARFELLALRALWNHAMDRGEESLADLREALHLAQPGGSVRVFADIAASLPLLLTLLQKLELDEEGIAYVGSIWGAASVPSATSEGDVAVEVPRPPAGSLVEALSKREYEVLLHAAKRLSNREIAETLFISPGTVKRHLNNIYEKLGVHGRKEAVAKATGLGLLQ